In Drosophila simulans strain w501 chromosome X, Prin_Dsim_3.1, whole genome shotgun sequence, one DNA window encodes the following:
- the LOC6725924 gene encoding basic salivary proline-rich protein 1 isoform X1 has product MMQPWAVVVLLLPLINGDVSHLPKEYIPPSAEQEPTTRSAADGQEVQKDPSGFYPSTGLPLPPGYAIPTGSNVPPSPVQPPNFPLPIYPPFFGFGGGSVEQGGGPGIGPVPSAYPNGGAFPGGPPNGGAFPGGPPNGGAFPGGPPNGGAFPGGPTNAAFQLPPGGPFGPQAGNFAQPGGFPQAGGFPPQGAGFQPQGIPGNGFPPQGAPFSPQPGVFPPQGGAFGPQGIPGNGFPGGNFPPQGGPFPGSAYPPEFLTNQGLPLTNPQGPFQGPSPAGFNVPAGFGGPVPGQNPYQQFGPGFGGPAPPGYSDEPAKEQPKDSERTVVAPPLADDPKSAADTVYASNGGYVYKRAK; this is encoded by the coding sequence ATGATGCAGCCATGGGCCGTTGTGGTCCTACTTCTGCCCCTGATCAACGGAGATGTGAGTCACCTGCCCAAGGAATATATACCGCCCAGTGCGGAACAGGAGCCAACCACACGGTCTGCCGCTGATGGTCAGGAGGTGCAGAAGGATCCATCTGGGTTCTATCCCTCGACTGGTCTGCCCCTACCGCCGGGGTATGCCATTCCCACGGGCAGCAACGTTCCGCCATCGCCTGTCCAGCCGCCAAACTTCCCTCTGCCCATCTATCCACCATTCTTCGGCTTCGGCGGAGGTTCTGTCGAGCAAGGAGGAGGACCTGGTATTGGACCAGTGCCTTCGGCCTATCCCAACGGAGGTGCATTCCCGGGGGGTCCTCCCAACGGAGGTGCATTCCCGGGGGGTCCTCCCAATGGAGGTGCATTCCCGGGGGGTCCTCCTAATGGAGGTGCATTCCCGGGGGGCCCTACGAATGCGGCCTTCCAACTGCCACCTGGTGGTCCTTTCGGTCCGCAAGCTGGTAACTTCGCCCAGCCAGGTGGCTTCCCGCAGGCGGGTGGGTTTCCCCCACAAGGAGCTGGCTTCCAGCCACAAGGCATCCCTGGCAATGGATTCCCACCGCAAGGAGCACCCTTCTCACCACAGCCAGGAGTGTTCCCACCACAGGGAGGTGCCTTCGGGCCACAGGGAATACCGGGCAATGGTTTCCCAGGAGGTAACTTCCCGCCACAGGGAGGCCCCTTCCCAGGATCCGCATATCCACCGGAGTTCTTGACGAACCAGGGACTCCCCCTCACCAATCCACAGGGTCCCTTCCAAGGACCCAGTCCAGCAGGATTTAATGTGCCCGCGGGATTCGGCGGACCTGTGCCCGGCCAGAATCCCTACCAGCAATTTGGACCCGGTTTCGGAGGACCCGCTCCGCCGGGCTACTCCGATGAGCCGGCGAAGGAGCAACCAAAGGACAGTGAGAGGACGGTAGTGGCACCACCATTGGCCGACGATCCCAAGAGTGCGGCGGATACGGTGTACGCATCCAATGGCGGCTACGTCTACAAGAGGGCCAAGTGA
- the LOC6725921 gene encoding uncharacterized protein LOC6725921 isoform X2 codes for MKFYVIALAFVGLAAADVSHLKLGLSADGGYGLTALQSAPSSSSTSSEVVQGGDSSSYQYSKSAEVVPGSDASSYQPAEYTPAHLKSADVVPGGDSSSYQPAEYTPEHLKTADVVPGGDSSSYQPAEYTPAHLKALVPPTIGADTYAPVPAAIGADTYTPEKFIPQDVQEAHYKYIQEQEQGAVVPGGDSSSYQPAEYTPEHLKTAEVVPGGDSSSYQPAEYTPAHLKASVPATIGADTYAPVPAAIGADTYTPEKFIPQDVQEAHYKYIQEQEQGAVVPGGDSSSYQPAEYTPAQLKNSVVASTAASAVSGGDSSSYQSAVSQTSYVHSQAQTVVAGSSGSSYQSAQPIAAYVQGQAPVVIGANTITPAHLYEEPTSNGIEELNPDTQVPVAIGADTITPAHLQATYSKSSQETQYASNGGYIY; via the exons ATG AAGTTCTACGTCATTGCTTTGGCCTTTGTCGGCCTTGCCGCCGCCGATGTCAGTCATCTAAAGTTGGGACTGTCCGCCGACGGAGGCTATGGACTCACCGCCTTGCAATCCGctccctcctcctcctccacttcTTCGGAAGTGGTACAAGGTGGTGATTCCAGCTCCTACCAGTACTCAAAGTCCGCAGAGGTTGTGCCCGGAAGCGATGCTAGTTCCTACCAGCCTGCTGAATATACTCCAGCTCATCTCAAGTCAGCCGACGTAGTTCCTGGAGGTGATTCAAGTTCCTATCAACCCGCTGAATACACTCCCGAGCACTTGAAGACAGCTGATGTGGTTCCTGGTGGCGATTCCAGCTCTTACCAGCCCGCTGAATACACTCCTGCTCATCTTAAGGCTCTTGTTCCACCGACCATTGGAGCTGATACTTATGCTCCAGTTCCGGCTGCTATTGGTGCTGATACCTACACCCCTGAGAAGTTCATTCCCCAGGACGTTCAGGAGGCCCACTACAAGTACAttcaggagcaggagcagggagCTGTTGTTCCCGGAGGAGATTCAAGCTCTTACCAACCCGCTGAATACACTCCCGAGCACTTGAAGACAGCTGAGGTGGTTCCTGGAGGCGATTCCAGCTCTTACCAGCCCGCTGAATACACTCCTGCTCATCTTAAGGCTTCTGTTCCAGCGACCATTGGAGCTGATACCTATGCTCCAGTTCCGGCTGCTATTGGTGCTGATACCTACACCCCTGAGAAGTTCATTCCCCAGGATGTTCAGGAGGCCCACTACAAGTACAttcaggagcaggagcagggagCTGTTGTTCCCGGAGGAG ATTCCAGCTCTTACCAGCCCGCTGAATACACTCCAGCTCAACTCAAAAACTCGGTTGTAGCTTCGAccgctgcttctgctgtttCTGGGGGAGATTCCAGTTCCTATCAATCCGCCGTTTCCCAAACGAGCTACGTTCATAGCCAAGCCCAGACTGTCGTGGCCGGATCGTCTGGCAGTTCCTACCAGAGCGCCCAACCCATCGCCGCCTATGTCCAGGGACAAGCCCCAGTCGTCATTGGAGCCAACACGATCACACCTGCCCACCTGTACGAGGAGCCCACATCGAATGGCATCGAGGAGTTGAATCCCGATACCCAGGTGCCCGTGGCCATTGGTGCCGACACCATTACTCCTGCCCATTTGCAGGCCACCTACTCCAAATCCAGCCAGGAGACCCAGTACGCGTCGAACGGCGGCTATATTTACTAA
- the LOC6725924 gene encoding basic salivary proline-rich protein 1 isoform X2: MMQPWAVVVLLLPLINGDVSHLPKEYIPPSAEQEPTTRSAADGQEVQKDPSGFYPSTGLPLPPGYAIPTGSNVPPSPVQPPNFPLPIYPPFFGFGGGSVEQGGGPGIGPVPSAYPNGGAFPGGPPNGGAFPGGPPNGGAFPGGPTNAAFQLPPGGPFGPQAGNFAQPGGFPQAGGFPPQGAGFQPQGIPGNGFPPQGAPFSPQPGVFPPQGGAFGPQGIPGNGFPGGNFPPQGGPFPGSAYPPEFLTNQGLPLTNPQGPFQGPSPAGFNVPAGFGGPVPGQNPYQQFGPGFGGPAPPGYSDEPAKEQPKDSERTVVAPPLADDPKSAADTVYASNGGYVYKRAK; this comes from the exons ATGATGCAGCCATGGGCCGTTGTGGTCCTACTTCTGCCCCTGATCAACGGAGATGTGAGTCACCTGCCCAAGGAATATATACCGCCCAGTGCGGAACAGGAGCCAACCACACGGTCTGCCGCTGATGGTCAGGAGGTGCAGAAGGATCCATCTGGGTTCTATCCCTCGACTGGTCTGCCCCTACCGCCGGGGTATGCCATTCCCACGGGCAGCAACGTTCCGCCATCGCCTGTCCAGCCGCCAAACTTCCCTCTGCCCATCTATCCACCATTCTTCGGCTTCGGCGGAGGTTCTGTCGAGCAAGGAGGAGGACCTGGTATTGGACCAGTGCCTTCGGCCTATCCCAACGGAG GTGCATTCCCGGGGGGTCCTCCCAATGGAGGTGCATTCCCGGGGGGTCCTCCTAATGGAGGTGCATTCCCGGGGGGCCCTACGAATGCGGCCTTCCAACTGCCACCTGGTGGTCCTTTCGGTCCGCAAGCTGGTAACTTCGCCCAGCCAGGTGGCTTCCCGCAGGCGGGTGGGTTTCCCCCACAAGGAGCTGGCTTCCAGCCACAAGGCATCCCTGGCAATGGATTCCCACCGCAAGGAGCACCCTTCTCACCACAGCCAGGAGTGTTCCCACCACAGGGAGGTGCCTTCGGGCCACAGGGAATACCGGGCAATGGTTTCCCAGGAGGTAACTTCCCGCCACAGGGAGGCCCCTTCCCAGGATCCGCATATCCACCGGAGTTCTTGACGAACCAGGGACTCCCCCTCACCAATCCACAGGGTCCCTTCCAAGGACCCAGTCCAGCAGGATTTAATGTGCCCGCGGGATTCGGCGGACCTGTGCCCGGCCAGAATCCCTACCAGCAATTTGGACCCGGTTTCGGAGGACCCGCTCCGCCGGGCTACTCCGATGAGCCGGCGAAGGAGCAACCAAAGGACAGTGAGAGGACGGTAGTGGCACCACCATTGGCCGACGATCCCAAGAGTGCGGCGGATACGGTGTACGCATCCAATGGCGGCTACGTCTACAAGAGGGCCAAGTGA
- the LOC6725921 gene encoding protein transport protein SEC31 isoform X1 produces the protein MKFYVIALAFVGLAAADVSHLKLGLSADGGYGLTALQSAPSSSSTSSEVVQGGDSSSYQYSKSAEVVPGSDASSYQPAEYTPAHLKSADVVPGGDSSSYQPAEYTPEHLKTADVVPGGDSSSYQPAEYTPAHLKALVPPTIGADTYAPVPAAIGADTYTPEKFIPQDVQEAHYKYIQEQEQGAVVPGGDSSSYQPAEYTPEHLKTAEVVPGGDSSSYQPAEYTPAHLKASVPATIGADTYAPVPAAIGADTYTPEKFIPQDVQEAHYKYIQEQEQGAVVPGGDSSSYQPAEYTPEHLKTAEVVPGGDSSSYQPAEYTPAHLKASVPATIGADTYAPVPAAIGADTYTPEKFIPQDVQEAHYKYIQEQEQGAVVPGGDSSSYQPAEYTPAQLKNSVVASTAASAVSGGDSSSYQSAVSQTSYVHSQAQTVVAGSSGSSYQSAQPIAAYVQGQAPVVIGANTITPAHLYEEPTSNGIEELNPDTQVPVAIGADTITPAHLQATYSKSSQETQYASNGGYIY, from the exons ATG AAGTTCTACGTCATTGCTTTGGCCTTTGTCGGCCTTGCCGCCGCCGATGTCAGTCATCTAAAGTTGGGACTGTCCGCCGACGGAGGCTATGGACTCACCGCCTTGCAATCCGctccctcctcctcctccacttcTTCGGAAGTGGTACAAGGTGGTGATTCCAGCTCCTACCAGTACTCAAAGTCCGCAGAGGTTGTGCCCGGAAGCGATGCTAGTTCCTACCAGCCTGCTGAATATACTCCAGCTCATCTCAAGTCAGCCGACGTAGTTCCTGGAGGTGATTCAAGTTCCTATCAACCCGCTGAATACACTCCCGAGCACTTGAAGACAGCTGATGTGGTTCCTGGTGGCGATTCCAGCTCTTACCAGCCCGCTGAATACACTCCTGCTCATCTTAAGGCTCTTGTTCCACCGACCATTGGAGCTGATACTTATGCTCCAGTTCCGGCTGCTATTGGTGCTGATACCTACACCCCTGAGAAGTTCATTCCCCAGGACGTTCAGGAGGCCCACTACAAGTACAttcaggagcaggagcagggagCTGTTGTTCCCGGAGGAGATTCAAGCTCTTACCAACCCGCTGAATACACTCCCGAGCACTTGAAGACAGCTGAGGTGGTTCCTGGAGGCGATTCCAGCTCTTACCAGCCCGCTGAATACACTCCTGCTCATCTTAAGGCTTCTGTTCCAGCGACCATTGGAGCTGATACCTATGCTCCAGTTCCGGCTGCTATTGGTGCTGATACCTACACCCCTGAGAAGTTCATTCCCCAGGATGTTCAGGAGGCCCACTACAAGTACAttcaggagcaggagcagggagCTGTTGTTCCCGGAGGAGATTCAAGCTCTTACCAACCCGCTGAATACACTCCCGAGCACTTGAAGACAGCTGAGGTGGTTCCTGGAGGAGATTCCAGCTCTTACCAGCCCGCTGAATACACTCCTGCCCATCTTAAGGCTTCTGTTCCAGCGACCATTGGAGCTGATACCTATGCTCCAGTTCCGGCTGCTATTGGTGCTGATACCTACACCCCTGAGAAGTTCATTCCCCAGGACGTTCAGGAGGCCCACTACAAGTACAttcaggagcaggagcagggagCTGTTGTTCCCGGAGGAGATTCCAGCTCTTACCAGCCCGCTGAATACACTCCAGCTCAACTCAAAAACTCGGTTGTAGCTTCGAccgctgcttctgctgtttCTGGGGGAGATTCCAGTTCCTATCAATCCGCCGTTTCCCAAACGAGCTACGTTCATAGCCAAGCCCAGACTGTCGTGGCCGGATCGTCTGGCAGTTCCTACCAGAGCGCCCAACCCATCGCCGCCTATGTCCAGGGACAAGCCCCAGTCGTCATTGGAGCCAACACGATCACACCTGCCCACCTGTACGAGGAGCCCACATCGAATGGCATCGAGGAGTTGAATCCCGATACCCAGGTGCCCGTGGCCATTGGTGCCGACACCATTACTCCTGCCCATTTGCAGGCCACCTACTCCAAATCCAGCCAGGAGACCCAGTACGCGTCGAACGGCGGCTATATTTACTAA
- the LOC6725923 gene encoding cuticle protein 16.5, protein MKFLIAFALFACVAADVSHLSNEYLPPVQSSYAAPSVSYSAPAVQQTYAAPAIQQSYVAPSNEYLPPVQTYSAPAVQRTYSAPSVSYSAPSVSYSAPSVSYSAPAVQQSYSAPAVSYSAPAVQQSYSAPAVSYSAPAVQQTYSAPSVSYSAPSVSYSAPAVQQSYSAPAVSYSAPSVSYSAPSVDVGTQYASNGGYVYRK, encoded by the exons ATG AAATTCCTTATTGCCTTCGCCCTGTTCGCCTGCGTGGCCGCCGATGTGAGCCACCTGAGCAACGAGTACCTGCCCCCCGTCCAGAGCTCGTATGCCGCCCCCTCGGTGAGCTACTCCGCTCCAGCTGTCCAGCAGACCTACGCCGCTCCCGCCATCCAGCAGTCCTATGTCGCCCCCAGCAACGAGTACCTGCCTCCCGTGCAGACCTACTCCGCACCGGCTGTCCAGAGGACCTACTCCGCCCCCTCTGTTAGCTACTCGGCTCCCTCCGTGAGCTACTCGGCTCCATCGGTCAGCTACTCCGCTCCCGCTGTGCAGCAGTCGTACTCCGCTCCAGCCGTCAGCTACTCCGCCCCTGCTGTCCAGCAGTCGTACTCCGCTCCAGCCGTCAGCTACTCCGCCCCTGCTGTCCAGCAGACGTACTCCGCTCCTTCCGTCAGCTACTCCGCCCCCTCGGTCAGCTACTCTGCCCCTGCTGTCCAGCAGTCGTACTCCGCTCCTGCCGTCAGCTACTCCGCCCCATCGGTGAGCTACTCTGCTCCCTCCGTGGATGTGGGCACCCAGTACGCCTCCAACGGTGGCTACGTCTACAGGAAGTAG
- the LOC6725925 gene encoding skin secretory protein xP2, with translation MKPFAFIVVAALSLAVVSGRPGAQYLPPLPVKEVSAAPSFQQLVQPQLQQHIQSQIHPQVESIQASVPLASFTIQSSGQQQYQSVPAPTPVSIPAPAPVVISAPAPAPAPVEVSQPAPQVIYEAPKPVIATQTAVKNAYLPPAPVQQFVPAPEPVVANIAPQQETITTTYTAPAAATVPAAAPIAIPVPAVQEQHQVFQQTYSVPAPAPVVQQTYSAPAPVQAVQQTYSAPAPVAQEQYYSAPASVAQQTYSAPAPAPAPVQEQFYSAPAPAVQQTYSAPAPAPVVQQTYSAPASAPQQTYSAPAPAVQEQTQVVQTYSAPAPAPVAQQTYSYPAPVVQQAPVVQAVAQQAPVVQQSYSAPAPAPVVQQSYSAPAPAPVVQQTYSAPAPVVQETIQQAPVIQQAPVVQQSYSAPAPAPVVQQSYSAPAPAPVVQQTYSAPAPVVQENVQQAPVVQQSYIAPAPVSIPEPVQQIVQQPQYSGYSYQTPQQASAPAPVQVSLPAPAPVVISPPAPAPISIPAPAPAPAPVQLQQSFVPAPPAPIQVQQPAQPIVQYSAPAVQQQVTYTQPAPAPVQVAAPAPVAVSGSVEIGTSYAANGGYLYK, from the exons ATG AAACCCTTTGCCTTTATCGTTGTGGCTGCTCTCAGCCTGGCTGTGGTCAGTGGACGCCCGGGTGCCCAGTATCTGCCACCTCTGCCGGTTAAGGAGGTGTCCGCTGCGCCGAGCTTCCAGCAGTTGGTTCAGCCTCAGCTCCAGCAGCACATCCAGTCGCAGATCCATCCCCAAGTGGAGTCCATTCAGGCCTCGGTTCCGCTGGCTAGCTTCACCATCCAGTCGAGTGGACAGCAGCAATATCAGAGTGTCCCAGCCCCAACTCCAGTTTCCATTCCAGCACCTGCTCCAGTGGTAATCTCCGCTCCAGCTCCCGCCCCTGCTCCCGTGGAGGTTTCACAGCCGGCTCCCCAGGTGATCTATGAAGCACCCAAGCCTGTGATTGCCACACAGACGGCGGTGAAGAACGCCTATCTGCCACCCGCTCCCGTCCAGCAATTTGTGCCCGCTCCGGAGCCAGTGGTTGCGAACATTGCACCACAGCAGGAGACCATCACCACCACTTACACCGCCCCAGCTGCCGCTACCGTTCCAGCAGCCGCTCCAATTGCCATTCCAGTTCCTGCAGTGCAGGAACAGCACCAGGTGTTCCAGCAGACCTACTCCgttccagctcctgctcccgtGGTCCAGCAAACATACTCCGCACCCGCTCCTGTGCAGGCCGTGCAGCAGACTTATTCAGCTCCCGCTCCAGTGGCTCAGGAACAATACTACAGCGCTCCGGCTTCTGTGGCTCAACAGACTTActccgctcctgctcctgctccagctccagttcagGAACAATTCTATAGTGCTCCTGCCCCAGCCGTTCAGCAGACTTActctgctccagctcctgctcctgtcgTTCAGCAGACCTACTCCGCCCCTGCTTCAGCGCCTCAGCAGACTTACtccgctccagctccagcagtCCAGGAGCAAACTCAAGTGGTTCAGACCTACAGCGCTCCGGCTCCCGCTCCAGTTGCTCAGCAGACCTATTCCTACCCAGCTCCAGTGGTGCAGCAAGCGCCAGTGGTTCAGGCAGTGGCTCAGCAGGCACCTGTGGTTCAGCAGAGCTACTCCGCTCCGGCTCCCGCTCCTGTGGTTCAGCAGAGCTACTCTGCTCCGGCTCCCGCTCCTGTGGTTCAGCAAACATACTCCGCTCCAGCCCCTGTGGTTCAAGAGACCATTCAGCAAGCCCCTGTTATCCAGCAGGCTCCTGTAGTTCAGCAGAGCTACTCCGCTCCAGCTCCCGCTCCTGTGGTTCAGCAGAGCTACTCCGCTCCGGCTCCCGCGCCTGTGGTTCAGCAAACATACTCCGCTCCAGCTCCTGTGGTTCAAGAGAACGTTCAGCAAGCCCCTGTAGTCCAGCAGAGTTACATCGCTCCTGCTCCCGTTTCCATCCCTGAGCCCGTTCAGCAGATTGTGCAGCAGCCGCAGTACAGTGGTTACTCCTACCAGACTCCTCAGCAagcttcagctccagctccggTTCAGGTGTCCCTTCCTGCTCCAGCACCCGTGGTGATCTCGCCTCCTGCTCCGGCTCCAATTTCTatcccagctccagctccagctcctgctccagttCAACTGCAGCAGTCATTTgtgccagcaccaccagctccCATCCAAGTCCAACAGCCAGCCCAACCCATTGTACAGTACTCAGCACCAGCGGTGCAACAGCAGGTGACCTACACTCAGcccgctcctgctccagttCAAGTTGCCGCTCCAGCTCCGGTTGCGGTTTCCGGTTCCGTGGAGATCGGAACCAGCTACGCCGCCAATGGTGGTTACCTGTACAAGTAG
- the LOC123327338 gene encoding suppressor-of-stellate-like protein produces the protein MSSTQSNEPKVDASWIGWFVGKTGNEFVCRVPIKFIKNKLNLAGLEYLEDTLNVVLEPLFDRSVASVSGHEEKLYGMIHANYIMTERGVEDMRLKYERGDFGVCPKFYCKGQKALPVGLSDGWGHSTVKIYCPSCRDVFKPRSRPKLDGGMFGTSFPHLFFMELPMLRPQPPVEKYVPRLHGFRLHESAFKPLD, from the exons ATGTCGAGCAC CCAGAGCAACGAGCCTAAAGTAGATGCCAGCTGGATTGGTTGGTTCGTTGGGAAGACTGGCAACGAGTTCGTCTGCCGCGTGCCCATCAAGTTCATAAAGAACAAGCTCAACCTGGCGGGGCTGGAGTACTTGGAAGACACACTGAACGTGGTCCTGGAACCGTTGTTCGACAGGTCCGTGGCCTCGGTCTCCGGCCACGAGGAGAAGCTGTACGGCATGATCCACGCCAACTACATTATGACGGAGCGTGGCGTGGAAGATATGCGCCTGAAGTATGAGAGGGGGGACTTCGGAGTGTGTCCGAAGTTCTACTGTAAGGGGCAGAAAGCCCTGCCAGTGGGCCTCAGCGACGGGTGGGGCCATTCCACAGTTAAGATCTACTGCCCAAGCTGTAGAGACGTCTTCAAGCCGCGATCCCGTCCAAAGCTGGACGGAGGCATGTTCGGGACCAGCTTCCCGCACCTGTTCTTCATGGAGCTGCCGATGTTGAGACCCCAGCCGCCCGTGGAGAAGTACGTCCCCCG TCTCCATGGATTCCGGTTGCACGAGTCGGCCTTTAAGCCGCTCGATTAG